Proteins encoded in a region of the Zea mays cultivar B73 chromosome 2, Zm-B73-REFERENCE-NAM-5.0, whole genome shotgun sequence genome:
- the LOC100193478 gene encoding Phylloplanin-like precursor, protein MASSKALLLLAAAAVAAACLVGAADAKFGRLGRLVITGVVPCNTGSLIDIASSPAFPNADVELRCAGRVVAGATTNTNGTFSMELDMTNALAAFIGGCTLVVDTPLVKCNADLTDVGSLVSYLQGPLTRLLGGIFHLFPAGFSFHVRRA, encoded by the exons ATGGCGTCGTCCAAGGCGCTCCTCCTGTTGGCTGCCGCCGCCGTCGCTGCGGCGTGCCTGGTCGGCGCCGCGGACGCCAAGTTCGGCCGGCTGGGACGGCTCGTCATCACCGGCGTCGTGCCCTGCAACACCGGCAGCCTCATCGACATCGCCAGCTCCCCCGCCTTCCCGA ACGCGGACGTGGAGCTGCGGTGCGCGGGCAGGGTGGTGGCGGGCGCGACGACCAACACCAACGGCACCTTCTCCATGGAGCTGGACATGACCAACGCGCTGGCCGCGTTCATCGGCGGCTGCACGCTGGTGGTGGACACGCCGCTCGTCAAGTGCAACGCCGACCTCACCGACGTCGGCAGCCTCGTCTCCTACCTGCAGGGCCCGCTCACGCGCCTGCTCGGCGGCATCTTCCACCTCTTCCCCGCCGGCTTCTCCTTCCACGTCCGACGAGCCTGA